From Diaminobutyricibacter sp. McL0608, one genomic window encodes:
- the lnt gene encoding apolipoprotein N-acyltransferase: MSPAVRAPLPLWLALVVAAGAGPVLDAGFPDRDWWPLAFVGVGMILWSLRGRSTRSSLLVGFVAGVSFYLFHVQWTALYLGPVPWIALSVLEALFFALGSLLITLAYRWVPAAWPSKVGRLGLLPVVVAGLWTAREYLVGNWPYGGFSWGRVAESQSQSPFAPLVAWFGMSGLTFVIVWLVALVLECAFTVDVRRAWRVSIAVGAIALVLVIPAWPATTHGTTRIAAVQGNGPAGYFDDAAPGDVMATQVAATEKIIDEKADMVVWPEGAADIDPTRDQDSANTIDDLATRMNAPFVVGTITYRNREYFNTSLLWEPGKGVTDYYDKKHPVPFGEYVPDRPFWRMFAPTLIDLIGRDYTPGTRDNVFDINGVKAGISICFDIVDDQLLTDMMNGGAQVILAQTNNADFGRTDENMQQLAIARLRAIEAGRSLVNISTVGSSQIIDPSGGTIASIPAYQSGSMISDVPLGTTTTPATLLSRGIELLVSGVGLAALVIAFFAVRPVRPSRASRSGRAEPAQDKEKAASHSV, translated from the coding sequence GTGAGTCCTGCCGTCCGTGCGCCGCTGCCCCTGTGGCTGGCGTTGGTCGTCGCGGCCGGGGCGGGGCCGGTGCTCGACGCGGGCTTCCCCGATCGCGATTGGTGGCCGCTCGCGTTCGTCGGCGTCGGGATGATCCTGTGGAGCCTGCGGGGGAGGAGCACCCGCAGTTCGCTTCTCGTCGGCTTCGTCGCGGGAGTGTCGTTCTACCTGTTCCACGTTCAGTGGACCGCCCTGTATCTCGGCCCGGTCCCGTGGATCGCCCTGTCAGTCCTCGAGGCGCTCTTCTTCGCACTCGGTTCCCTCCTGATAACTCTTGCCTACCGCTGGGTTCCGGCCGCCTGGCCGTCGAAGGTCGGCAGACTGGGCCTGCTCCCCGTCGTCGTGGCCGGTCTCTGGACCGCACGGGAGTACCTTGTCGGCAACTGGCCCTACGGCGGCTTCTCGTGGGGCCGGGTCGCCGAGTCGCAGTCTCAGAGCCCGTTCGCGCCGCTGGTCGCGTGGTTCGGGATGTCGGGCCTCACTTTCGTGATCGTGTGGCTGGTGGCACTCGTACTGGAGTGCGCCTTCACGGTGGATGTCCGGCGGGCGTGGCGGGTCTCGATCGCGGTCGGTGCGATCGCGCTCGTGCTGGTCATCCCGGCCTGGCCGGCCACGACCCACGGCACGACCAGGATCGCCGCCGTCCAGGGCAACGGTCCGGCGGGTTACTTCGACGACGCGGCCCCCGGTGACGTGATGGCGACGCAGGTGGCCGCGACGGAGAAGATCATCGACGAGAAGGCCGACATGGTCGTCTGGCCCGAGGGCGCCGCCGACATCGACCCGACCCGCGACCAGGACTCGGCGAACACGATCGACGACCTTGCGACCCGGATGAATGCACCGTTCGTGGTCGGGACGATCACCTACCGCAACCGCGAGTACTTCAACACGTCGCTCCTGTGGGAGCCCGGCAAGGGAGTCACCGACTACTACGACAAGAAGCACCCGGTGCCGTTCGGCGAGTATGTGCCAGACCGCCCGTTCTGGCGGATGTTCGCACCGACGCTCATCGACCTCATCGGTCGCGACTACACACCGGGCACCCGTGACAACGTGTTCGACATCAATGGCGTGAAGGCGGGAATCTCGATCTGCTTCGACATCGTCGACGACCAGCTGCTCACCGACATGATGAACGGCGGGGCGCAGGTGATCCTCGCCCAGACCAACAATGCGGACTTCGGCCGTACGGACGAGAACATGCAACAGCTTGCGATCGCGCGGCTTCGCGCGATCGAGGCCGGCCGGTCGCTGGTGAACATCTCGACAGTCGGAAGCAGCCAGATCATCGACCCGTCGGGTGGCACGATCGCGAGCATTCCGGCGTACCAGTCCGGGTCGATGATCTCGGACGTCCCGCTCGGCACGACCACGACGCCTGCGACCCTGCTCAGCCGAGGGATCGAGCTGCTGGTCTCCGGGGTGGGCCTGGCGGCTCTCGTCATCGCCTTCTTCGCCGTGCGGCCGGTGCGCCCGAGTCGCGCCTCCCGGTCCGGCCGTGCCGAGCCGGCGCAGGACAAGGAAAAAGCCGCCTCACACTCGGTGTGA
- a CDS encoding DEAD/DEAH box helicase, translated as MTDQLSPAERYAASRSRATLPKLEAFRDRLRFDLDPFQQEACASLEGGRSVLVAAPTGAGKTIVAEFAVFLAMQEPYEKVFYTAPMKALSNQKFQELVAEYGPESVGLLTGDTNINSHARIVVMTTEVLRNMLYADSDLLADLAYVVMDEVHYLADRFRGAVWEEVIIHLPQSVRMVSLSATVSNAEEFGDWLQAVRGETDVVVSEERPVPLEQHILMRTKLIDLFDSSGLAATNRVNPELVQMARYGGRTLSSRQMKDVGRYHSKGGRQESFRMDRADLVDLLQDRNLLPAIFFIFSRVGCDQAVRQVLRAGVRLTEAHEREEIRAIVEERCRTLLDEDLAVLGYWEWLEGLERGVAAHHAGLLPAFKEVVEELFRRKLVKVVFATETLALGINMPARTVVLEKLEKFNGEARVPITPGEYTQLTGRAGRRGIDVEGHSVIQWQDGLDPQSVASLASRRSYPLNSSFRPTYNMAVNLIDQFGRERTREILESSFAQFQADRAVVDLARKVRQQEESLAGYEQAMSCHLGDFREYSSIRRQLSDLERQGARLDGVSRGEREKRQRQLNALRKRMKDHPCHRCPEREQHARWAERWWKLKRETDALSQQIRSRTGAVAKVFDRVTDVLVERGYLSIDDDGGTSLTVHGATLKRIYGERDLLVAECLRRNVWNQLDAPSLAAMACALVFEPRRDEGLVSDRYLPKGAFRPALEKTTELWSVLDDLERNHRLPGSEPISTGLSLAMHGWARGGSLNKVLEDADMAAGDFVRWTKQTIDLLDQLSLVAQGPVGRTARQALESIRRGIVAYSSVA; from the coding sequence GTGACCGACCAGCTCTCCCCGGCCGAGCGTTATGCCGCGTCGCGGTCGCGCGCCACCCTGCCGAAGCTCGAAGCGTTCCGTGACCGGCTCCGGTTCGACCTCGACCCCTTCCAGCAGGAGGCCTGTGCGAGCCTGGAGGGTGGGCGCAGCGTCCTGGTCGCAGCCCCGACAGGCGCGGGCAAGACGATCGTCGCGGAGTTCGCCGTCTTCCTCGCCATGCAGGAGCCGTACGAGAAGGTGTTCTACACCGCGCCGATGAAGGCCCTGAGCAACCAGAAGTTCCAGGAGCTGGTCGCCGAGTACGGCCCGGAGAGTGTCGGTCTTCTCACCGGCGACACCAACATCAACTCCCACGCCCGGATCGTCGTGATGACGACCGAGGTGCTCCGCAACATGCTCTATGCGGATTCCGATCTGCTGGCTGATCTCGCGTACGTCGTGATGGACGAGGTGCATTATCTCGCCGACCGGTTCCGGGGCGCCGTGTGGGAGGAGGTCATCATCCACCTTCCCCAATCCGTTCGCATGGTGTCCCTGAGTGCGACGGTGTCGAACGCGGAGGAGTTCGGCGACTGGCTGCAGGCCGTCCGTGGCGAGACGGATGTGGTGGTCTCCGAGGAGCGCCCGGTACCGCTCGAGCAGCACATCCTGATGCGCACGAAGCTGATCGACCTCTTCGATTCATCCGGTCTCGCTGCGACGAACCGGGTGAACCCCGAACTCGTGCAGATGGCCCGGTACGGTGGGCGAACGCTGAGCTCGCGCCAGATGAAGGATGTGGGCCGCTACCACTCGAAGGGCGGCCGGCAGGAGTCCTTCCGGATGGACCGCGCCGATCTCGTCGACCTGCTCCAGGATCGGAACCTCCTTCCCGCGATCTTCTTCATCTTCAGCCGTGTCGGTTGCGACCAGGCGGTTCGGCAGGTGCTTCGGGCGGGCGTACGGCTCACCGAGGCTCATGAACGCGAGGAGATCCGCGCGATCGTGGAGGAGCGCTGTCGAACGCTGCTCGACGAGGATCTCGCCGTCCTCGGGTACTGGGAGTGGCTGGAAGGGCTCGAACGAGGCGTTGCGGCGCACCACGCCGGTCTGCTGCCGGCCTTCAAGGAGGTGGTCGAAGAACTCTTCCGTCGCAAGCTCGTCAAGGTCGTCTTCGCCACGGAGACCCTCGCGCTCGGCATCAACATGCCTGCGCGAACCGTGGTCCTCGAGAAACTGGAGAAGTTCAACGGCGAGGCCCGCGTGCCGATCACACCGGGGGAGTACACCCAGCTGACCGGGCGTGCCGGCCGTCGAGGAATCGACGTCGAGGGTCACTCGGTAATCCAGTGGCAGGACGGGCTGGATCCGCAGTCGGTCGCCTCGCTCGCATCCCGTCGCAGCTACCCGCTCAACTCGAGTTTCCGGCCGACGTACAACATGGCCGTCAACCTCATCGACCAGTTCGGCCGCGAGCGCACCCGTGAGATCCTCGAGTCATCGTTCGCCCAGTTCCAGGCGGACCGCGCGGTCGTCGATCTGGCCCGCAAGGTGCGCCAGCAGGAGGAGTCGCTCGCCGGCTACGAGCAGGCGATGAGCTGTCACCTGGGTGATTTCCGGGAATACTCATCCATCCGCCGCCAGCTGAGCGATCTCGAACGGCAGGGCGCACGCCTCGACGGGGTGAGCCGGGGGGAGCGGGAGAAGCGGCAGCGGCAGCTCAACGCACTCCGCAAACGGATGAAGGACCACCCGTGCCACCGGTGTCCGGAGCGCGAGCAGCACGCTCGGTGGGCGGAACGCTGGTGGAAGCTGAAGCGGGAGACGGATGCGCTCAGCCAGCAGATCCGGTCCCGCACGGGCGCCGTGGCCAAGGTCTTCGACCGTGTCACCGACGTCCTCGTCGAGCGCGGCTATCTCAGCATCGACGACGACGGCGGCACCTCGCTGACAGTGCACGGCGCCACCCTGAAACGCATCTACGGCGAACGCGACCTGCTCGTCGCCGAATGCCTCCGCCGCAACGTGTGGAACCAACTCGACGCCCCGAGTCTCGCGGCGATGGCGTGCGCACTCGTCTTCGAGCCGCGGCGCGACGAAGGCCTCGTCTCGGATCGCTACCTGCCGAAGGGTGCGTTCCGCCCGGCACTCGAGAAGACCACCGAGCTGTGGAGCGTCCTCGACGACCTGGAACGCAATCATCGCCTGCCCGGAAGCGAACCGATCTCGACGGGACTGTCGCTGGCGATGCACGGCTGGGCGCGCGGAGGCAGCCTCAACAAGGTGCTCGAGGATGCGGACATGGCGGCGGGCGATTTCGTGCGCTGGACCAAGCAGACCATCGACCTCCTCGACCAGCTGTCACTGGTCGCCCAGGGACCGGTCGGCCGGACAGCACGTCAGGCGCTCGAGTCGATCCGTCGCGGAATCGTGGCGTATTCATCCGTTGCCTAG
- a CDS encoding RNA polymerase-binding protein RbpA, protein MADRSLRGMRLGAQSLQSEEGVVYSPRSRYNYLCAECGKETEVIFSAEAEAPETWECKHCGHEATLLVGNEPVVVDRSDAKTPRSHWDMLLERRTRAELEELLEERLAYLRARRGEHKIGA, encoded by the coding sequence ATGGCAGATCGCAGTTTGCGCGGAATGAGACTTGGCGCCCAGAGCCTACAGAGCGAAGAAGGCGTCGTCTACTCCCCGCGTTCCCGTTACAACTACCTGTGCGCAGAGTGCGGCAAGGAGACCGAGGTCATCTTCTCGGCAGAGGCCGAGGCGCCGGAGACGTGGGAGTGCAAGCACTGCGGCCACGAGGCGACCCTGCTCGTCGGTAACGAGCCGGTGGTGGTCGACCGTTCCGACGCGAAGACTCCCCGCAGCCACTGGGACATGCTGCTCGAGCGCCGTACACGCGCTGAGCTCGAAGAGCTCCTCGAGGAGCGCCTGGCCTACCTGCGTGCCCGTCGCGGCGAGCACAAGATCGGCGCCTGA